Proteins encoded within one genomic window of Micromonospora halotolerans:
- a CDS encoding SDR family oxidoreductase, which yields MTPQINTTDHGNLQRTAIVTGAAGGIGAGVAKRLARDGLAVAVLDLREEDCAATVAAITRDGGTAAAFAADVNDETAVATAVARIATALGAPTVLVNNAGIGGPNAGVEETSTEQWDAVTGVSLRGAFFLTRAVAPHMMAAGWGRIVNMSSISALGDSGRVDYAAAKAGLIGFTKSLALRLGRHGVTANAIGPGFVVSDMTRVAAQRRGRSFEEHQRIVAETIPVGRVGQPEDIAHTASYLVSEGAGFVSGQVIYVAGGPVD from the coding sequence ATGACACCGCAGATCAACACGACGGACCACGGGAACCTGCAACGCACGGCGATCGTCACGGGTGCGGCAGGCGGCATCGGCGCCGGGGTTGCCAAGCGGCTGGCGCGCGACGGCCTCGCGGTCGCGGTGCTGGACCTGAGGGAGGAGGACTGCGCCGCCACCGTGGCAGCCATCACCCGCGACGGGGGGACGGCCGCGGCGTTCGCCGCCGACGTCAACGACGAGACCGCGGTGGCCACTGCCGTCGCCCGGATCGCTACCGCGCTGGGAGCGCCGACGGTGCTGGTCAACAACGCCGGCATCGGCGGGCCCAATGCCGGCGTCGAGGAGACGAGCACCGAGCAGTGGGACGCGGTCACCGGAGTGAGCCTGCGGGGCGCGTTCTTCCTCACCCGGGCCGTGGCTCCGCACATGATGGCGGCAGGCTGGGGACGGATCGTCAACATGTCGAGCATCTCCGCGCTCGGCGATTCCGGGCGCGTCGACTACGCGGCCGCCAAGGCGGGTCTGATCGGTTTCACCAAGTCGCTCGCGCTCCGGCTGGGACGGCACGGCGTGACCGCCAACGCCATCGGCCCGGGCTTCGTGGTGAGCGACATGACCAGGGTCGCGGCCCAGCGGCGCGGCCGCAGCTTCGAGGAGCACCAGCGGATCGTGGCGGAGACGATTCCGGTCGGCCGGGTCGGCCAGCCCGAGGACATCGCACACACCGCGTCGTACCTGGTGAGCGAGGGGGCGGGCTTCGTCTCCGGCCAGGTCATCTACGTCGCAGGCGGGCCGGTGGACTGA